GTCACCTTTACCTACATGGAGAAGGGACTTTCTGGCGGCCCGACACAGGATGAGGTTGCGGCGGTGGCGCTCTGGCACCTCCGCCTGAGAGACGGGTGCACCGTCGCCGACGTCGGCTGCGGGACCGGGAAGATCGCGGTGGCCGCCGCACGCACGGCCGGCCGGGTGATTGCCGTGGACCGCCGGCCTGAAGCGGCTGCATGCACGAAAGAGGCCGCGAGAGTGGCTCTTGCCCGGAACATCCAGGTCGTCTGCGGCGAAGCGGCCGATGTCCTCAGGGGTGCAGGCCCGATCGATGCCGCCTTCGTCGGCGGGTCGCGGGACCTCGAGGCGGTGCTCGGTGTTCTCGCCGACGAGGTGAGGGGGCGGATCGTCGTCGACTGCGTCCTTCTCGGCACCCTCCACCGTGCGGTGGAGACGATGCAGCGCCTCGGTATCTTTGAGGAGGTCGTCTCGCTCCAGGTCGCCCGTTCCCGCCGTCTCGGGAGCGGGCTGATGATGACCCCGGCAAACCCGGTCTGGCTTGTCATCGGGGAGGTGGCCTGAATGCTCGTCGGCGTGGGCATCGGTCCCGGCGATCCCGAACTCCTGACCGTGCGTGCGGTGCGGCTGATCAAGGAGGCCGATGCGGTTTTTGTCCCCGGGCGGGTGGCGGCTGCGATCATCGCCCCGTACCGCACCGACGTGCAGGTGCTCTCTTTTCCGATGACCGACGATGAGGATTATATTGCCAGGTGCATCGAGGAGAACGCCGAGAGGATCGCCCCGCACGCCCGATCCGGCCTCTCTGTATTCTGCATCCTTGGCGACCCGAACTTCTACGGCACCTTCTCCCGCCTGACGGCCGTGCTCACCGCTCGCCACCCCGATATCGCCTGCGCCACGGTGCCCGGGATATCGGCGATCACCGCCTTTGCCTCGGCCGCCGGCGTCTCCCTTGCCGGGGGCGTCGGGGTGAGCGACGGCTCGCCTGAGTCGTCGCGTCTTCTCCTGAAGGTGAAGCGGCCGAAAGAGACGGCCGAACGTCTCAGGGAGGAGGGTTTCGACGAGTTCGTCCTCGTCGAGCGGATGTACATGGAGGGGGAGCGGATCTGCCGCGGTGACGACCTTCCTGAAGAGAGCAGTTATTTCAGCGTGCTGTTTGCGAGGAAAAACGCATGAATACGATATATTTTGTCGGTGCAGGTCCGGGCGATCCCGATCTGATCACGGTGAAGGGCAATGATCTCCTGATGCGGGCCGACCTGCTCATCTATGCAGGGTCGCTCGTGAACCCCGATCTTGTCGCCCGGTCCCCGGCCCAGGAGAAGTACGATTCCTGGGGGATGAAGCTCCCCGAGATGGTGGCGCTCATGCGCGAGGCCGCACTGGCGGGAAAGCGCGTGGTGCGCCTCCACTCCGGCGATCCCTCGCTGTACGGGGCGATCGTCGAGCAGATCGCCGAACTTGAGCGCGACGGGATCGCCGTCGAGGTGGTGCCCGGTGTCTCCTCGATGTTCGGCGCCGCCGCGGCGCTGAAGACGCAGTTCACCCTCAGGGGCGTATCTGAATCGGTGATCGTCACCCGCCCGGCCGGAGCGACCCTGGAGAAGGACATGATTGCCGAGTTTTCCCGCTCCGGCGCCACGATGGTCGTCTTCCTCGGCACCGAGCACCTGGAGGCAGTGGTGGCGAAGGCCGAGTGCCCGCCGGAGACGCCGGCCGCCGTCGTCTACCACGCCACCTGGCCTGACCAGAAGGTGGTCGTCGGCACGGTCGCCGATATCGCCGCAAAGGCGCGGGCCGCCGGGATCGAACGCTCGGCCCTGATCATCATCGGCGGGGTGGTGGACGCCGCCAGATCGGGCTATGTCAATTCGGACCTCTACGGATGAAGACGGCGGTGATTTCCCTCCGGCGTTTTGCCGGGGATGCAGAGCGGCTTGCGGCGGCCGTGGGCGGGGAGTATCTCCCCTATGCCCCCGGCGTCTTTGAACGGGCGTTCGAGGGCTACGACCGGGTCGTCGCCCTGATGTCCGCCGGGATCGCCGTGCGCGCCATCGCCCCCCTCCTCACCTCCAAGTGGCGCGATCCCCCGGTGGTCGTGGTGAGCCCCGGCCTCGGTTTTGCCGTCCCTCTTGTCGGGGGCCACCACGGCGCAAACGATCTCGCCCGCGAGATCGCCTCTGCCACCGGGGCGGTGGCCGTGATCTCGACGGCGACCGAGGCGCTGGGACGCCCGTGTGTGGAGGGGATCGCCGCCGCCACCGGGACGCAGGTCATAAACCCCACCTCCACCCTCCCGGTGAACGTCGCCATGCTCGACGGCGATGTGCCGGTCTATACGGTGGGCGGCCCGGCCGTGGTGGTGGCCGGTCCGGCGGTCTCGGTGCTCGCCCGCGGCGGGGGCTACGTCGTCGGTGTCGGCTGCCGGCGCGGCGTTTCTGCTGACGCCGTCGTCTCTGCCGTCAGGTCGGCGCTCGAAGAAGCCGGGATCGCGGCGGACGATGTGCTCGTCTATGCGACGACAGAGAAGAAACGGGACGAAGAGGGTCTGACCCGGGCGGTCGCGGACCTCGGCGGGGTGCTGGTCTTCCTGCCCGATGCCGTCCTGAACCAGGAGGCGCCGCCCTCGCCCTCGCGGGCCGGGCTTATCGGGCTTTCCGGGGTCGCCGAACCGGCGGTCCTCGCCCTTGCGCAGCGGCGCGAACTGGTGCTGAAAAAACGTGTCTATGGGGATGTTACCGTTGCAATCGGACGATAAATCAGGGAAACTCTTTATTGTGGGCACCGGGCCGGGCGGGGCCGCCTGGATGACCGGGCGGGCCGCCGAGGCGATCCGGGAGG
Above is a window of Methanofollis tationis DNA encoding:
- a CDS encoding methyltransferase domain-containing protein, with translation MEKGLSGGPTQDEVAAVALWHLRLRDGCTVADVGCGTGKIAVAAARTAGRVIAVDRRPEAAACTKEAARVALARNIQVVCGEAADVLRGAGPIDAAFVGGSRDLEAVLGVLADEVRGRIVVDCVLLGTLHRAVETMQRLGIFEEVVSLQVARSRRLGSGLMMTPANPVWLVIGEVA
- a CDS encoding cobalt-factor II C(20)-methyltransferase, with product MLVGVGIGPGDPELLTVRAVRLIKEADAVFVPGRVAAAIIAPYRTDVQVLSFPMTDDEDYIARCIEENAERIAPHARSGLSVFCILGDPNFYGTFSRLTAVLTARHPDIACATVPGISAITAFASAAGVSLAGGVGVSDGSPESSRLLLKVKRPKETAERLREEGFDEFVLVERMYMEGERICRGDDLPEESSYFSVLFARKNA
- a CDS encoding cobalt-precorrin-4/precorrin-4 C(11)-methyltransferase; translated protein: MNTIYFVGAGPGDPDLITVKGNDLLMRADLLIYAGSLVNPDLVARSPAQEKYDSWGMKLPEMVALMREAALAGKRVVRLHSGDPSLYGAIVEQIAELERDGIAVEVVPGVSSMFGAAAALKTQFTLRGVSESVIVTRPAGATLEKDMIAEFSRSGATMVVFLGTEHLEAVVAKAECPPETPAAVVYHATWPDQKVVVGTVADIAAKARAAGIERSALIIIGGVVDAARSGYVNSDLYG
- the cbiG gene encoding cobalt-precorrin 5A hydrolase, which encodes MKTAVISLRRFAGDAERLAAAVGGEYLPYAPGVFERAFEGYDRVVALMSAGIAVRAIAPLLTSKWRDPPVVVVSPGLGFAVPLVGGHHGANDLAREIASATGAVAVISTATEALGRPCVEGIAAATGTQVINPTSTLPVNVAMLDGDVPVYTVGGPAVVVAGPAVSVLARGGGYVVGVGCRRGVSADAVVSAVRSALEEAGIAADDVLVYATTEKKRDEEGLTRAVADLGGVLVFLPDAVLNQEAPPSPSRAGLIGLSGVAEPAVLALAQRRELVLKKRVYGDVTVAIGR